From the Deinococcus aetherius genome, the window ACGAGGGCGTCGTAGGGGTGTTCCTCGTACCCGATGGCGTCCGCGAGGCGGCGGTTGAGGTCCACCATCCGTTCGAGTTCGGGGGCGAAGGCGGCGAAGTCGTTGTCCCCCTTGGACCGCACCCACACCGCCTGAGCGCGGTTTTTCGTTTCGGCTAGGTCTCGGGTGAGGCCCTCGGGGATGCGGGAGAGGAGGTCCACCGCCTCGCGCGTCTGCCGCACGGCGCGGGCTTGCCGGTCGTTCAAGGTTGAAAGGTTCGCCTCGGCCTCCTCCAGCGCCGTTCGCAACGCCAGGGAGGTCAGCCTTTCCTGGGCGATGGCGCTCACGGTGGCGAGTTGACTCCCCCGCGTCTCGGTCCCGCCCGGCGGCATCTGCGTTCGGGCGTCCCAGTTCAGGACGTTAATCACGCACAAAAGGTCGTTGATCTGGGCGAGTTGGGCGTTAAGTTCGTTCATACCGGGGCCACCTCCCTCACCGCGAGTTCCTGCCACAGCCGGGCCCACGCCCGCTGCCCCTCGTACAGCCGGGGAATGCGGAAGAACTCATTCGGCGCGTGGATGTCCTCGTCGCCCACGGCGAAGGAGAAGAACACCGTCTCCAGGCCGAGTTCACGCTGGAACACCTCGCAGATGGGAATGGAGCCGCCCATGCCGACTTCGAGGGGGGGCTGGCCGTAGACCTGGGTCAGCACTTTGCGGGCAGCCAGCAGGGCGGGGTGATCGGCAGGAATGCGGTACGCGCGGGCGCCGTGGTCGGAGGGGCGAACGTCGAGCGTCACGCCGGGCGGGAGGTGCGTTTCCAGGTGACGGACCACCGCCTCTGTCACCCGCTCCGGGTCCTGGTTCGCCACCAGGCGGCAGGTGATCTTGGCGTGCGCCTCGCTCGGCAACACCGTCTTGCTGCCCTCCCCGGTGTAGCCGCCCCACATCCCATTGACCTCCAGCGTCGGGTGGGTCCACAGGCGCTCCAGGGCGGAAGAACCAGCCTCGCCGAAAAGTGCGGGCGCTCCCACCTCGGCGCGGTAGGCCTCCTCGTCGAAGGGCAGGGCGCGGAGGCTCGCCCGCTCGTCGTCACTCAATTCCTGCACGTCGTCATAAAAACCGTCTACCGTTACCCGACCCCGCTCGTCGTGCAGTCCGGCGAGCAGCGAGGCCAGCGCGTGCAGCGGGTTCTGCACTGCTCCCCCGTGCCGCCCCGAGTGCAGGTCCTTGCCGGGGCCGCGCAGGGTGAGTTCGAGTCCGGCGAGGCCGCGCGAACTCACGGTCAGCGTGGGCACGTCCGCCCGCCACATCCCCCCGTCGGCGGAGAGCACCACGTCCGCGCGCAGCCGCCCCGCCTGTGCCCGCACGAACGGCGCCAGGTTGGGGCTGCCGACCTCCTCCTCGCCCTCGAAGAGGAACTTGACGTTGAGGGGGAGCGTTCCCCGCGTCTGGAAGAACGCCTCCGCCACCTGCACCGGGATCAGCAGCGGCCCCTTGTCGTCCGACACGCCGCGCCCGTGGACCCGTTCGCCCCGCACGGTCGGCGTGAAGGGCGGGCTCTGCCAGCGGTCCAGAGGGTCGGGGGGCTGCACGTCGTAGTGCCCATAGACGAGGACGGTGGGCGCATCCGGCGCCCCCAGCCACTCGGCGTAAACGACGGGATGACCGGGCGTTTCGAGGATGTCTACCGTTGAGAGTCCGGCGGTGCGGAGGCGGCCCGCGAGCCATTCAGCCGCGCGCCTCACGTCCCCCCGCCGCTCTGGATCGGTGCTCACGCTGGGGATGGAGGCGAAGGCGAGAAGGTCCGCGAGGCTCGCGTCCTTCCGCCCTTCGAGGTACGCCAGAACGTCCTCCATCACTTCCCCCCGTCCACGCTGAGCACCTGCCCGGTGATCCAGCCCGCGTACTCGGACGCGAAGAAGAGGACGGCGTGGGCGATGTCGTCGGGTGTCCCCAGTTTCTTCAACGCGATGCCCTCCACCAGCCTCCTCTGCCCCTCCTCGCCGTAGCTCCCCCACTGCCTTTCCGTCGTCGGGTTGCTCCGCACGAAGCCCGGCGCGACGTTGTTCACGGTGATGCCGAAGGGGCCGAGTTCGTGCGCGAGCTGCCGCGTCAGGCCGATCTGCGCGGCCTTCGCGCTCGCGTACGCCTGAATGCCGGTGAGGCTGACCCCCAGCCCCGCCCCGCTGGAGATGTTGACGATGCGCCCGGAGCCCCGGGCCTTCATCAGCGGCGCGGCGGCCTGCGAGAAGTAGAACGCGCCGTCCACGTTCACCCTGAAGATCGCGTGCCAGTCGTCCTCACTGATGTCTTCAAGGGGCCGTCCCACTTGGCCGAGCACGCCCCCCGCATTGTTGACGAGCACGTCCAGCCGCTCTCCCGCGCCCGCCTCCCGCACGAACTCCCGGACCATCTCGCGGTCGGCCACGTCCACCACACGCACGTTGAGCGGCAAGTTCCTTTCGAGCGCCTGCTGCTCGGTCATCGCCAAGCCGCTGCGGTTCACGTCGCAGGCCCAGACGTTCGCGCCGCGTTCGGCGAAGGCGAGGGAGATCGCCCGCCCGAAGCCGTGGGCCGCCCCGGTGACGATCACGGTCTGACCGTCGAAGCGGACGTTCATAGAGCCTCCGGAAGTTCATGTGCCGTGCGCAGGAACTTTCCGAGCAGAGCGAGCAGGAGAAAGAGGCGGGTTGCGGAGATGGACGCGATTCGCCTCACGCCCGCACCGCCATCACGGCGCGCAACTCGTCGAGGTTGGCGCTGCCGAAGTCCCGCCGCCCCTCCTCCAGGTCGTGCACGAGTTCGATCAATCGGGCGGTCAGGGGAGTCGGCACGCCCCACCGCTCCCCGAAGGCGACGATGGGGCCGAGTTGGGCGTCGGCTTCCGTGCGCCGCTTCCTCACGGCGAGGTCACGCCAGATACCGCTGTGCGTCTTGGCACTCCGCCGGTTGAAGGCCACCATGTCGTCGAGGGAACGCTGGGAGGTCTCTTCGGAGGCGCCGGGCAGGAAGGCTGTGGGATCGAAGCCGTTGAAGCTCTCCAGCCGGATCCCCCCGACAGTCGCCACCCGCAGCACCTCACGCGCGATCTCGCTGTAGAGGGCGCGGTACTCGGGCCGCGCGAGGGCGTCCGCTATGCCGTCGTTCGTGAGGGCCGTGGCGAACAGCTGCGCCCCGTAGGCGAGCTTGCTCCACAGGTAGCCGAGGATGTTGGGCGTCAGGACGGCGCCCGGCTCGAATTGCTGAAATGACGCGTACAGTTCCCGCGCCCGGTCACTCGTCTCTCCGCCGAGTTCCCCCAACACGACTGCGCCGCGCCCCCCGTAGTGGATGACGCCCGGCGAGAGGTAGTCGGCGCCGAAGTTGACGAAGCTGCCCAGCACGCGCTCCTGGCCGAAGTGTTCCGCCAGCGTGAGGGGATTGAGCCCGTTTTGCACGGAGACTACGCACCCACCGTCCGACAGGTGCGGCGCGAGGGCGACGGCAGCCCCCCCGGTGTCCTGCGCCTTGGTGCAGAGCAGCACCCGGTCCCACTGCCCTTCCAGCCGCTCGGGCGTGGCGGCGACGGCGGGCACGGTGAACTCGGTGATGGGGCCCTCGATCCGCAAGCCGCCCTTGTTCATCGCGTCCACGTGCTCCGCCGCACGGTCCACAAAGGTCACGCTATGCCCGGCTTTGACCAGATGTGCCCCGATGGTGCCGCCGATGGCTCCCGCACCCCAGACCAGCAGCCTCATTGTCGGCCTCGCCCGAAGCCGACGGGAGCAGTTGGCCGGTCCTCGCCCCAGCCGCCCTCCAGCAACTCGCGCGTCTCCTGCACGGCCACGTCCCAGATCGCGTGCATGTCCTCGTCGGGGCGCTGGTACTTGCCGCCGTAGTTGCCCTCTCCCAGGTACTCGCGCAGTTCGCGGGGAGGCAGGAGGCGCAGGCGGTCGAGGTCGGTCATGACCTTTTCCTCGTCCGGCAGCACCACGCCCTCCAGCCGCGTCCAGGGGAAGTTCTCCATCCACGAGGCATGCGAGGCATTGGGGTCGGTGGCCTGCACCTTCTCCCACACGCGCGGGGCGTTCCACCAGTTGTGGAACTTCACCCGGGCGTCTGGGTGGTCGGCCATCCACTCGCCCACGAAGCCCTGCGCGGGCGAGTTGCCGCCGTGCCCGTTCACGATCAGGATGCGGCGGAAACCTTGCTCATGCAGCCCGTCGAGGATGTCCCGCACGACGGCGAGATAGGTGCTCACCCGCAGAGTCACACTTCCCGGGTAGGCGCGGAAATACGGCGTGATCCCGTACGGCAACACGGGGAAGACGGGCACGCCCAGGGGTCCCGCAGCCTCCTGCGCCAGCTTGAAGGGCAGGATGTTGTCCACGCACAGGCTGAGGTAGGCGTGCTGCTCGGTGCTGCCCAGGGGCAGGACGCAGCGGTCGTCGCGGGTCAGGTACTCCTCGACCTGCATCCAGTTCATGCGGTCAATTTGCATCGGGGATCCTTTCTTGCTCTTGGGCGCTCAAATGCAGCCGCCGCTCCTCGATCAAGGGGAGCAGGGTCGCCTCCACCGCGCGGGGGTCGGG encodes:
- a CDS encoding dipeptidase, producing MEDVLAYLEGRKDASLADLLAFASIPSVSTDPERRGDVRRAAEWLAGRLRTAGLSTVDILETPGHPVVYAEWLGAPDAPTVLVYGHYDVQPPDPLDRWQSPPFTPTVRGERVHGRGVSDDKGPLLIPVQVAEAFFQTRGTLPLNVKFLFEGEEEVGSPNLAPFVRAQAGRLRADVVLSADGGMWRADVPTLTVSSRGLAGLELTLRGPGKDLHSGRHGGAVQNPLHALASLLAGLHDERGRVTVDGFYDDVQELSDDERASLRALPFDEEAYRAEVGAPALFGEAGSSALERLWTHPTLEVNGMWGGYTGEGSKTVLPSEAHAKITCRLVANQDPERVTEAVVRHLETHLPPGVTLDVRPSDHGARAYRIPADHPALLAARKVLTQVYGQPPLEVGMGGSIPICEVFQRELGLETVFFSFAVGDEDIHAPNEFFRIPRLYEGQRAWARLWQELAVREVAPV
- a CDS encoding SDR family NAD(P)-dependent oxidoreductase; the encoded protein is MNVRFDGQTVIVTGAAHGFGRAISLAFAERGANVWACDVNRSGLAMTEQQALERNLPLNVRVVDVADREMVREFVREAGAGERLDVLVNNAGGVLGQVGRPLEDISEDDWHAIFRVNVDGAFYFSQAAAPLMKARGSGRIVNISSGAGLGVSLTGIQAYASAKAAQIGLTRQLAHELGPFGITVNNVAPGFVRSNPTTERQWGSYGEEGQRRLVEGIALKKLGTPDDIAHAVLFFASEYAGWITGQVLSVDGGK
- a CDS encoding ketopantoate reductase family protein encodes the protein MRLLVWGAGAIGGTIGAHLVKAGHSVTFVDRAAEHVDAMNKGGLRIEGPITEFTVPAVAATPERLEGQWDRVLLCTKAQDTGGAAVALAPHLSDGGCVVSVQNGLNPLTLAEHFGQERVLGSFVNFGADYLSPGVIHYGGRGAVVLGELGGETSDRARELYASFQQFEPGAVLTPNILGYLWSKLAYGAQLFATALTNDGIADALARPEYRALYSEIAREVLRVATVGGIRLESFNGFDPTAFLPGASEETSQRSLDDMVAFNRRSAKTHSGIWRDLAVRKRRTEADAQLGPIVAFGERWGVPTPLTARLIELVHDLEEGRRDFGSANLDELRAVMAVRA
- a CDS encoding creatininase family protein encodes the protein MQIDRMNWMQVEEYLTRDDRCVLPLGSTEQHAYLSLCVDNILPFKLAQEAAGPLGVPVFPVLPYGITPYFRAYPGSVTLRVSTYLAVVRDILDGLHEQGFRRILIVNGHGGNSPAQGFVGEWMADHPDARVKFHNWWNAPRVWEKVQATDPNASHASWMENFPWTRLEGVVLPDEEKVMTDLDRLRLLPPRELREYLGEGNYGGKYQRPDEDMHAIWDVAVQETRELLEGGWGEDRPTAPVGFGRGRQ